One genomic segment of Penaeus chinensis breed Huanghai No. 1 chromosome 13, ASM1920278v2, whole genome shotgun sequence includes these proteins:
- the LOC125031495 gene encoding 3-methyl-2-oxobutanoate dehydrogenase [lipoamide] kinase, mitochondrial-like isoform X3, which produces MKTVRLTTSAILYHGRSEDEATTLRSAQYLQKELPVRIAKRIMGFRSLPFIVGCNPIVLGVHELYIRAFNILNGYAPVTTKEDEVNFSRRLSQLLEDHKNVVTHLAQGFRECRRHIQDEESVARFLDTTLTSRLSIRMLAQHHLSLRESKQNYVGIINVGMKLKEVIERSCQFVSRISLHKYGKVPEIKLSGHVNAVFPYIELPLDYILPEILKNAVRATIESHSEYESGHLPPIHITIASNERDFIIRISDRGGGIPHHLVGRVLEYNFTTANKENMSDPEQQEGVFSNMMEAVNPNPVGGPMHGFGFGLPTSRAYAEYMGGSLEIQAMQGIGTDVYLRMQHINSQAGSFRI; this is translated from the exons ATG AAAACTGTGAGATTAACTACCTCAGCCATCTTGTACCATGGAAGGAGTGAGGATGAGGCGACAACCCTg AGAAGTGCTCAGTATTTACAAAAGGAATTGCCAGTTCGTATTGCCAAGAGGATCATGGGATTccgttcccttcctttcattGTGGGCTGTAATCCAATAGTTCTGGGAGTG CATGAACTGTACATTCGAGCCTTCAACATACTAAACGGTTATGCGCCTGTTACTACCAAGGAAGATGAAGTGAATTTCAGCAGGAGACTTTCTCAGCTCTTAGAGGATCATAAG aatGTAGTAACGCACCTTGCTCAGGGCTTCAGAGAATGCAGACGGCACATTCAAGATGAAGAGTCTGTGGCCCGTTTTCTGGACACGACACTCACCTCTCGTCTAAGCATCCGTATGCTGGCTCAGCACCATCTTTCTCTTAGGGAAAGTAAG CAAAACTATGTAGGAATCATAAATGTTGGAATGAAGCTTAAGGAGGTGATTGAACGAAGCTGTCAGTTTGTTTCTCGTATCTCATTGCACAAATATGGGAAGGTACCAGAAATCAAACTGTCAGGTCATGTCAATGCTGTCTTCCCATATATTGAGT tgCCGCTGGATTATATTTTGCCAGAGATTCTAAAGAATGCTGTGAGAGCAACAATTGAGAGTCATTCAGAATATGAATCTGGCCACTTGCCACCCATACATATCACCATTGCTTCAAATGAGAGAGACTTCATAATCAG AATTAGCGACAGGGGTGGTGGAATACCCCACCATCTTGTAGGCAGAGTTCTTGAATATAACTTCACAACTGCAAACAAGGAGAATATGTCTGATCCAGAGCAGCAAGAGGGTGTCTTCTCAAACATGATGGAAGCAGTTAATCCTAATCCAGTTGGTGGGCCCATGCATGG ATTTGGGTTCGGACTTCCCACTTCTAGAGCCTATGCAGAGTACATGGGAGGCAGCTTGGAAATCCAAGCCATGCAAGGTATTGGAACTGATGTGTATTTGCGGATGCAGCATATAAACAGTCAAGCTGGTTCCTTCCGGATTtaa
- the LOC125031496 gene encoding piggyBac transposable element-derived protein 4-like: MGLQASDPLMSSSVFATTVSRDRFDTLTSALHFANNEGEHRAEDRLWKLRPVIDVLDSTYRSVFVTNRNVTADESLWAFKGRHQALQYNPSKRAQRGLKVYKLCSSDGPEAGYTTAFNIYMGQDCGEFPASMKAIDDLMEKAKLLDKGYQLCPNN; this comes from the coding sequence ATGGGACTTCAGGCTTCAGACCCATTGATGTCCTCGTCTGTGTTCGCCACGACTGTGTCCAGGGACCGCTTCGACACCCTTACCTCCGCCCTCCACTTCGCTAACAACGAAGGGGAGCACAGGGCGGAGGACCGGTTGTGGAAGCTGCGCCCTGTGATTGACGTCTTGGACTCGACGTACCGTTCCGTTTTCGTCACCAACAGGAACGTAACCGCCGACGAGAGCTTGTGGGCCTTCAAGGGCAGGCATCAAGCCCTGCAATATAACCCGAGCAAAAGGGCTCAGAGGGGCTTGAAGGTCTACAAGCTGTGTTCGTCCGACGGTCCAGAGGCAGGGTATACGACGGCCTTCAATATCTACATGGGGCAGGATTGCGGCGAGTTTCCAGCGAGTATGAAGGCCATCGACGACCTGATGGAGAAGGCAAAGCTGCTCGACAAGGGGTATCAGTTGTGCCCAAACAACTGA